One stretch of Methylopila sp. 73B DNA includes these proteins:
- a CDS encoding DUF305 domain-containing protein, with product MTSFKAALLCAATLALTTPAAADQHDASGHQGHGGATAGESPASAAFRAANSKMHEAMTLPLSGDADADFLRAMIPHHEGALEMARIELEHGRNAAARGLAERIVAAQEREIAEMKALLAQIEAAPSK from the coding sequence ATGACGTCCTTCAAGGCGGCCCTTCTCTGCGCCGCGACCCTCGCCCTCACGACGCCCGCGGCGGCGGACCAGCACGACGCGTCCGGCCATCAGGGCCATGGCGGCGCGACCGCCGGAGAAAGCCCGGCGTCCGCCGCCTTTCGCGCCGCGAACAGCAAGATGCACGAGGCGATGACGCTGCCGCTCAGCGGCGACGCCGACGCGGACTTCCTGCGCGCCATGATCCCCCACCACGAGGGAGCGCTCGAGATGGCGCGGATCGAACTCGAGCACGGCAGGAACGCCGCGGCGCGGGGGCTGGCCGAGCGGATCGTCGCCGCGCAGGAGCGCGAGATCGCGGAGATGAAGGCGCTGCTGGCTCAGATCGAGGCCGCGCCGTCGAAGTGA